The Spirochaetota bacterium genome has a segment encoding these proteins:
- a CDS encoding HNH endonuclease: MKAKKRKGKKWLLAIARAVAIELRSRIEGTPIRIRVPSRVTEMNTDGWSAVIGDLGKNRPRLEIWFDRFSGYDDRKLWVCFHSENRRQLTNITKLVEKKLVPVRTITENDIGENTQLSLAIRLLRSEFNLPILEKYSEGTTYYGLYDLTKSSSRLVSRRFIDHAIVFFESVARTLPYTTPEDYSREIYPQCENRKLVDSHLRRERSRLLATTRKNKDNYECQVCRLRFKDLYGKLGIDFAEAHHIVPLSQLRDNVQTRIEDLRTVCANCHRMLHRMDGKRDDITKLRAIVRKHRKRRC; encoded by the coding sequence ATGAAGGCTAAGAAACGAAAGGGCAAGAAGTGGCTACTGGCAATTGCCAGAGCTGTAGCCATCGAACTAAGGTCTCGGATCGAGGGGACACCAATCCGGATTCGAGTTCCCAGCCGTGTTACCGAAATGAATACAGATGGTTGGAGCGCTGTGATCGGCGATCTTGGTAAGAACCGTCCCCGGCTTGAGATCTGGTTTGATCGTTTCTCCGGGTATGATGATCGGAAACTCTGGGTTTGTTTCCACTCAGAAAATCGACGCCAATTAACCAATATAACAAAATTAGTCGAAAAAAAGCTCGTTCCGGTTCGAACCATTACGGAGAATGACATTGGAGAAAATACACAACTTTCGCTTGCTATCCGACTTCTCAGGTCTGAGTTCAACCTGCCAATCCTTGAGAAATACAGTGAAGGCACGACATACTATGGGCTTTACGATCTGACAAAAAGCTCCTCACGCCTGGTATCACGCCGCTTTATTGATCATGCGATAGTATTCTTTGAATCTGTTGCTCGAACACTGCCTTACACCACTCCGGAAGATTATAGCCGAGAGATCTATCCACAGTGCGAGAATAGGAAACTCGTTGACTCGCATCTACGCCGAGAGCGGAGCCGATTGCTCGCGACAACACGAAAGAACAAGGACAATTATGAGTGCCAGGTTTGTCGACTTCGTTTTAAGGACCTCTACGGCAAGCTTGGCATTGATTTCGCCGAAGCACACCACATTGTACCACTGAGTCAATTGCGGGATAACGTACAAACCCGCATAGAAGATCTACGAACCGTATGTGCCAACTGTCATCGCATGCTTCATCGAATGGATGGCAAACGTGACGACATTACAAAGCTTAGAGCTATCGTACGCAAGCATCGAAAACGTCGATGTTGA
- a CDS encoding site-specific integrase has translation MEVTKLNGDVLNKIVKYLAHEKPDFNDLPEELQQKIASAALADEYKATIQKLVDAEKVNYPKEREHYLTTLVSKHTRRAYRSALDRFDGWCQSNGHQPVTLTPAAADDFIYALKAERMAAASIRRDVAAVSAYFTWLDRRYSFITNPFRGTRARPKRMATKTVRIPDAKEMDAIIDYFSGSTRAAVITMSGAGLRVGSLPSLTIREGRYTCETKGREQKGKLTPEILKALKPLGGRPFADRTAGGIAESFRYGIKVLIKTGTIQAEYSVHDLRHYFAVTEYSRDHDIYRVSKLLGHSNVTITQNYLKGLDVINE, from the coding sequence ATGGAAGTAACCAAATTAAACGGGGATGTATTAAACAAGATCGTTAAATATCTCGCCCACGAGAAACCTGATTTTAATGATCTACCCGAGGAGCTGCAGCAGAAAATAGCAAGCGCAGCTCTTGCGGATGAATACAAGGCAACGATACAGAAATTGGTAGATGCAGAAAAAGTCAATTATCCAAAGGAACGTGAACACTATTTGACAACATTGGTTTCCAAACACACACGGCGGGCCTATCGTTCCGCCTTGGATCGGTTTGATGGCTGGTGCCAATCGAATGGACACCAACCCGTTACTCTGACCCCAGCTGCAGCGGATGATTTTATATATGCGTTAAAAGCAGAGAGGATGGCAGCGGCATCGATCAGGCGAGATGTGGCGGCGGTATCGGCTTATTTTACTTGGCTCGATCGGCGGTACTCGTTTATTACCAATCCCTTCCGGGGGACACGGGCGCGGCCCAAACGCATGGCAACGAAAACCGTCCGGATCCCCGACGCAAAGGAAATGGACGCCATCATTGATTATTTTTCCGGATCCACCAGGGCAGCGGTTATAACGATGTCCGGCGCAGGCCTGCGGGTAGGGTCCTTGCCCAGCCTAACGATCAGGGAGGGACGATACACCTGTGAGACAAAGGGCAGGGAGCAAAAGGGAAAACTGACCCCGGAGATCCTAAAAGCCCTCAAGCCCTTGGGGGGGCGGCCCTTTGCCGATCGCACTGCCGGCGGGATAGCGGAGTCTTTCCGATACGGGATCAAGGTCCTCATTAAGACTGGGACCATTCAGGCAGAATACAGCGTCCACGACCTGCGGCATTATTTTGCCGTGACCGAATATTCAAGGGACCATGATATTTACAGGGTTTCCAAACTGCTGGGGCATAGCAATGTCACAATCACGCAAAATTATCTCAAAGGTTTGGATGTGATAAATGAATAA
- a CDS encoding terminase family protein codes for MIKMDYSSILDENLPAYIQDVCGQDLAMFGRYVDPIFRAKFPLGTKHVEIITRHLEGVERGAIKRLFVAMPPRHGKSYTVSRLFTPWLFGRNPARNIILASYGADLAEDFSRYQLNLMETAEYKHVFQTRLNKSARSQQRYQTDAGGMLVACGVGGPIYGRGADIGIIDDPIKNWEVARSEAQLEHLWEWYQGFITRLHKGGAVVLCMHRWGTRDLAARIMERDQEYGDWTVLELPALADPTEDKPDPCGRKAGEALWPTEYSSEALARTKREVDARIWAAQYQQRPTDQISRIFPEPIYAEPPEGLKVIAYFDPAYSEESSGDYSALTIGGEHEGLIYIVGGFVWKKIVDEAYYEKIETLCKTYTVQSLTVETNKDEGAIAHELRRRKLYVREKKATTNKFLRITDLVLKNWDKIRFSSNVTGAYLQQVLDYNELARHDDAPDSLAGIIERYVVNKTPGVILKSDYKETIQEQRRINPLPSDPDFFNQKLNEIKKRFPSVIMGNGK; via the coding sequence GTGATCAAGATGGATTACAGCTCTATTCTTGATGAAAACCTGCCGGCATATATTCAGGACGTATGCGGCCAGGACCTGGCGATGTTTGGCCGATACGTTGACCCAATATTCCGGGCCAAATTCCCCCTGGGGACAAAGCATGTCGAGATCATTACCCGGCACCTTGAAGGGGTCGAACGGGGAGCAATCAAACGGCTTTTTGTTGCCATGCCCCCACGCCATGGGAAAAGCTATACCGTATCACGTTTATTTACCCCCTGGCTATTCGGCAGGAACCCTGCCCGCAATATCATCCTGGCATCTTATGGTGCAGATCTTGCCGAGGACTTTTCTCGCTATCAACTGAACCTAATGGAAACCGCTGAATACAAACATGTATTTCAAACCCGGTTGAACAAGAGCGCGCGATCACAGCAGCGATACCAGACAGACGCCGGCGGGATGCTGGTAGCCTGCGGTGTTGGCGGCCCGATCTATGGCCGCGGTGCCGATATCGGTATCATTGATGACCCTATTAAAAACTGGGAGGTTGCTCGTTCCGAGGCCCAGCTCGAACATTTATGGGAATGGTATCAGGGATTTATCACAAGGTTGCATAAAGGCGGTGCTGTGGTCCTCTGTATGCACCGCTGGGGTACTCGGGATCTTGCGGCCCGTATCATGGAGCGGGATCAAGAATATGGTGACTGGACGGTTTTAGAGTTACCCGCCCTTGCGGATCCTACCGAGGATAAGCCGGATCCTTGTGGACGTAAGGCAGGCGAGGCCTTATGGCCAACAGAGTATTCATCAGAGGCTCTTGCACGCACCAAGCGGGAGGTTGATGCGCGGATATGGGCCGCACAGTACCAACAAAGACCCACGGATCAGATTAGCCGGATATTCCCGGAGCCGATCTATGCGGAACCGCCGGAGGGCCTGAAAGTCATTGCATATTTTGATCCAGCCTATTCCGAGGAGTCCAGCGGGGATTATTCAGCTTTAACTATTGGGGGAGAACATGAGGGCCTGATCTATATAGTCGGTGGTTTTGTCTGGAAAAAGATCGTGGATGAGGCTTACTATGAGAAAATCGAAACCCTGTGTAAAACTTATACCGTGCAAAGCCTAACCGTGGAAACCAACAAAGACGAGGGAGCTATTGCCCACGAGCTGCGCCGGCGGAAGCTCTATGTCCGAGAGAAGAAAGCAACCACCAATAAATTTTTACGCATCACTGATCTTGTACTTAAAAACTGGGATAAGATCCGATTTTCATCGAATGTGACCGGGGCATATCTACAGCAGGTTTTAGATTATAACGAGTTAGCCCGACATGATGACGCCCCAGACTCTCTTGCAGGTATAATTGAGCGTTACGTTGTTAATAAAACACCTGGTGTGATTTTAAAATCGGATTACAAAGAGACAATACAAGAGCAACGACGAATAAACCCTCTACCATCTGATCCGGATTTTTTTAATCAGAAATTAAATGAGATCAAAAAGCGATTTCCCAGTGTAATAATGGGTAATGGAAAATAA
- a CDS encoding restriction endonuclease subunit S, whose amino-acid sequence MKTGWQIKTLAEVCQIKPPKAEARCRLSATDMVSFVPMEDLGIDQKILVPIQTKPLGDVDGSYTYFADGDVLLAKITPCFENGKLGIAANLTNGIGFGSSEYIVFRPNKFVNKEWIYYVLSRESFREEGTARMNGAVGHKRVAKEFIESYPVPIPPLPEQRRIVGILDKAFDGIATAKSNTEKNLQNARELFESYLQSVFTQQGQGWEEKRLGEVYDVRDGTHDSPKYHTTGFPLITSKNLKKEGLSFENVNLINEQDFIKINQRSVVHKGDVLFAMIGTIGNPTIVTVKPNFAIKNVALFKIPHNQSGPFLKHYLASSWVVSKMMKEAKGTTQKFVGLGYLRDFPINIPPLPKQLEVVKKLEEMSAETQCLKSIYQRKLTALDELKKSLLHQAFSGEL is encoded by the coding sequence GTGAAAACAGGGTGGCAAATAAAAACACTGGCTGAAGTATGCCAGATTAAGCCACCGAAGGCGGAAGCTCGCTGCAGGCTCTCTGCAACGGATATGGTATCGTTTGTCCCGATGGAGGATTTGGGTATTGATCAGAAAATCCTCGTGCCAATCCAAACGAAACCGCTGGGTGATGTAGATGGCAGCTACACCTACTTTGCTGACGGCGATGTGCTATTAGCAAAAATCACACCTTGCTTTGAAAATGGAAAACTGGGGATTGCTGCAAACCTAACCAATGGTATTGGTTTTGGATCGAGCGAATATATTGTCTTTCGTCCAAATAAGTTTGTAAACAAGGAATGGATCTACTACGTTCTCTCACGTGAATCATTCAGAGAAGAAGGCACAGCGCGTATGAATGGAGCTGTCGGCCATAAACGTGTAGCAAAAGAATTCATCGAGTCATATCCGGTACCCATCCCCCCCTTACCTGAACAGCGGCGTATCGTCGGCATCCTTGACAAGGCGTTTGATGGCATTGCCACTGCCAAATCCAACACTGAAAAGAACCTCCAGAATGCCCGCGAGCTGTTTGAAAGCTATTTACAGAGCGTTTTCACCCAGCAGGGGCAAGGGTGGGAAGAGAAGCGATTAGGTGAAGTTTATGACGTTCGTGATGGAACACACGATTCACCAAAGTATCACACAACAGGCTTTCCCCTTATTACATCAAAAAACTTGAAAAAAGAAGGACTGTCCTTTGAAAATGTCAATTTGATCAATGAGCAAGACTTTATAAAAATTAATCAGCGAAGTGTCGTCCACAAAGGCGATGTGCTGTTCGCGATGATTGGTACAATTGGCAATCCAACGATCGTTACAGTGAAACCTAATTTTGCAATCAAAAACGTCGCGCTCTTTAAAATTCCACATAACCAGAGCGGCCCATTCTTGAAACACTATTTAGCTTCAAGCTGGGTTGTTTCTAAAATGATGAAAGAGGCGAAGGGTACAACACAAAAATTCGTTGGTCTCGGTTATTTAAGGGACTTTCCAATAAACATACCGCCACTACCCAAACAGTTGGAAGTCGTTAAGAAACTTGAGGAAATGTCAGCCGAGACACAATGCCTCAAATCCATATACCAACGAAAGCTCACAGCGCTCGACGAATTGAAAAAGTCGCTGTTGCATCAGGCTTTCAGCGGAGAATTATGA
- a CDS encoding N-6 DNA methylase has protein sequence MFEQAFKNIDDVLWKEAGCTTELDYTEQTSWLLFLKYLDGLEQDKAMEAELEGKKYTFFLDKPYRWESWAAPKGKDGKLDHNKAMTGDDLRDFVNQKLFPYLHGFKQKASGPNTIEYKIGEIFGEIKNKIQSGYNMREIIDHIDELRFRSQTEKHELSHLYEAKIKNMGNAGRNGGEYYTPRPLIRAIVKVVKPKIGERVYDGACGSAGFLCESFDFMKANKNLTTKDLKTLQERTFYGKEKKSLAYVIAIMNMILHGIEAPNILHTNTLTENLADIQEKDRLDVILANPPFGGKERKEVQQNFPIRTSETAFLFLQHFIKMLKAGGRAGVVIKNTFLSNTDNASVSLRQLLLESCNLYTVLDCPGGTFQGAGVKTVVLFFEKGAPTRKIWFYQLDPGRNLGKTNPLNDDDLAEFVKLQKTLVDSPKSWSVDAKSIDQTTFDLSVKNPNGGEEVMHRSPKQIMDEIATLDAESAKVLKTIRGLL, from the coding sequence ATGTTCGAGCAAGCATTCAAAAACATAGACGACGTCCTATGGAAAGAGGCCGGTTGTACCACTGAACTCGATTACACCGAGCAGACCTCCTGGCTACTATTCCTGAAATATCTTGACGGTCTGGAACAGGATAAGGCGATGGAAGCCGAGTTGGAGGGGAAGAAATACACCTTCTTCCTCGACAAGCCCTACAGGTGGGAAAGCTGGGCCGCTCCCAAGGGCAAGGACGGAAAGCTCGATCATAACAAAGCTATGACTGGCGACGACCTGCGCGATTTCGTAAACCAGAAGCTCTTCCCTTATCTGCATGGCTTTAAACAGAAGGCCAGCGGACCGAACACTATTGAATATAAGATTGGCGAGATATTTGGCGAGATTAAAAACAAGATCCAGAGCGGATACAATATGCGCGAGATCATCGATCATATCGATGAGCTTCGCTTTCGCTCACAGACCGAGAAACACGAGTTGTCACACCTTTACGAAGCCAAGATCAAGAATATGGGCAATGCCGGACGTAATGGTGGCGAGTATTACACCCCACGACCTCTCATCCGTGCCATCGTAAAGGTCGTGAAACCCAAGATCGGCGAGCGCGTCTATGATGGTGCTTGCGGATCGGCTGGTTTCTTGTGCGAATCGTTCGATTTTATGAAGGCAAATAAAAACCTAACGACAAAGGACCTCAAGACACTGCAGGAGCGTACCTTCTACGGCAAAGAAAAGAAGTCCCTTGCCTATGTTATAGCGATTATGAATATGATCCTACACGGCATCGAGGCACCAAACATCCTGCACACCAATACACTCACTGAAAATCTTGCCGACATCCAAGAGAAGGACCGCTTGGACGTGATCCTTGCCAACCCACCTTTCGGCGGAAAGGAGCGCAAGGAGGTCCAGCAGAACTTTCCTATACGCACCAGCGAGACGGCGTTCCTGTTCCTGCAGCACTTCATTAAGATGCTCAAAGCCGGCGGACGAGCTGGTGTAGTCATTAAGAACACCTTCCTATCTAATACCGACAACGCCTCAGTGAGCCTTCGGCAGCTACTACTGGAAAGCTGCAACTTGTACACCGTGCTGGATTGCCCCGGCGGCACCTTTCAGGGTGCGGGTGTAAAGACCGTGGTACTATTCTTTGAGAAGGGCGCGCCTACGCGTAAAATCTGGTTCTATCAGCTCGATCCTGGGCGCAACCTGGGCAAGACAAATCCACTCAATGACGATGACCTGGCCGAGTTCGTAAAACTGCAAAAGACCCTTGTTGACTCGCCCAAAAGTTGGAGTGTGGACGCTAAAAGCATCGACCAGACGACCTTTGACCTCTCGGTAAAGAACCCCAATGGTGGCGAAGAAGTGATGCATCGCAGCCCGAAACAAATCATGGATGAGATTGCAACACTCGATGCCGAGAGCGCGAAAGTGCTGAAAACTATCCGGGGGCTGCTGTGA